The Malus sylvestris chromosome 12, drMalSylv7.2, whole genome shotgun sequence genome contains a region encoding:
- the LOC126592701 gene encoding uncharacterized protein LOC126592701, translating to METCRASTSSEKVPRVSLEFRVDRLSSLSDEIAHGILSLLPFGDLSRFGSLSKRCKELHLSTPSFRLDLSKVDISTCDKWSRFANAVDRFLDHRGENRILHLGIRFDVREHIFGNETPCICEGVGRRFISWIENALRCKVEILDIDISRIHLENGVGDITIESSSLKSFSISSNSWTVRRLKIIGRKIEDVRIDWRSEWCTTVSIFASDVKNLQWDGITVNHQLGTLERAELSLANIIRRDLSPDVKAVGFLTSVHRVKALTLNHNTIKALFKKGIPPLENVFDFSMKIGNFSIELVLALVPILRAMPNLTILDVKSSTPPRCLLNECSGLTMEYWRSSKLPFLSQLKEVTVDLNRHFYGSNQIEFIRFILEDAQSLRKMVIIYPLRLGKGHLKKLNESEKISNAHVVYRRFK from the exons ATGGAGACTTGTAGGGCAAGTACGAGTAGTGAAAAAGTTCCCAGAGTTAGTCTAGAGTTTAGGGTGGATAGGCTGAGTAGTCTTTCAGACGAAATTGCTCATGGAATCCTTTCGTTGCTTCCATTTGGAGACCTCTCTCGCTTTGGGAGTTTATCCAAACGCTGCAAGGAGCTCCATTTGTCAACTCCCAGTTTCAGATTAGATTTGTCTAAAGTAGATATATCAACTTGTGATAAGTGGTCTAGGTTCGCAAATGCTGTGGATAGGTTCTTAGACCATCGTGGGGAGAACAGAATCCTTCATTTAGGTATTAGATTTGACGTCCGCGAACATATTTTTGGAAATGAAACCCCATGCATTTGTGAGGGGGTAGGACGTCGGTTTATTTCGTGGATCGAAAATGCTTTAAGGTGCAAGGTTGAAATTCTTGACATTGATATCAGTAGGATCCATCTAGAGAATGGGGTAGGTGATATCACCATTGAGAGCTCATCACTAAAATCATTTAGTATTTCGAGCAACAGTTGGACAGTTCGTCGACTGAAAATCATCGGTCGTAAGATTGAAGATGTACGCATTGATTGGCGTTCGGAGTGGTGTACAACAGTAAGCATATTTGCTTCAGATGTTAAGAATTTGCAGTGGGATGGGATTACTGTCAACCACCAGCTCGGGACCTTAGAAAGGGCTGAGCTTTCTTTGGCCAATATAATACGTAGAGATCTATCACCTGATGTGAAGGCAGTTGGCTTCCTTACCAGCGTGCACCGGGTTAAAGCTTTAACTCTAAATCACAATACCATCAAG GCTTTGTTCAAGAAAGGAATACCGCCCTTAGAGAACGTTTTTGATTTCTCTATGAAAATTGGAAACTTTAGTATTGAATTGGTGTTGGCATTGGTCCCTATTCTTAGGGCAATGCCTAATTTAACTATCTTGGACGTGAAGTCTTCAACGCCGCCCCGTTGCCTTCTAAATGAA TGTTCAGGTCTTACTATGGAATACTGGAGGTCAAGCAAGCTTCCTTTCCTCTCTCAGCTTAAGGAGGTAACCGTAGACCTTAATCGACACTTCTACGGGTCCAACCAAATCGAGTTCATAAGGTTTATCCTTGAGGATGCTCAAAGCCTGAGGAAAATGGTGATTATTTATCCATTACGCCTTGGAAAGGGGCATCTCAAGAAGTTGAATGAAAGCGAGAAGATTTCCAATGCTCATGTAGTCTATCGCAGGTTCAAGTAA